The proteins below come from a single Priestia megaterium NBRC 15308 = ATCC 14581 genomic window:
- a CDS encoding recombinase family protein produces MIIGYARVSTIDQNLDRQISILTEYGCEKIVKEKFTGTIKERKGLHQLFDMLRNGDTVVVESISRLGRKTLDILNIIQQLEEIGVQFISLKENMDTRTSTGKAMFQMMCVIAELERNLIAERVKEGLEASKKRGKTLGRPKLDKEKLTVALRMYDSKEYSVKEIVSATGISQGSLYRAINRRKLGEIN; encoded by the coding sequence ATGATTATTGGTTATGCACGTGTTTCTACTATTGACCAAAACTTAGATCGTCAAATTAGTATTCTTACTGAATACGGTTGTGAAAAAATAGTAAAAGAGAAGTTTACTGGTACTATTAAAGAGCGAAAAGGTCTTCATCAACTTTTTGATATGCTCAGGAATGGCGATACAGTTGTAGTGGAGAGTATCTCCCGTTTAGGACGTAAAACATTGGATATCCTCAACATTATTCAACAGTTGGAAGAGATCGGAGTGCAATTCATTTCTTTAAAGGAAAATATGGATACAAGAACCTCTACAGGCAAAGCGATGTTCCAAATGATGTGCGTAATTGCTGAATTAGAAAGAAATCTTATTGCTGAGAGAGTAAAGGAAGGACTCGAAGCAAGTAAAAAGCGTGGAAAAACATTAGGTAGACCCAAGCTAGATAAAGAAAAGCTCACTGTTGCACTTCGGATGTATGACAGTAAAGAATATTCTGTTAAAGAAATAGTCTCAGCAACCGGAATATCTCAAGGTTCTCTATATAGGGCAATAAATCGAAGAAAACTAGGAGAAATAAACTAA
- a CDS encoding DUF421 domain-containing protein yields MPDWLIVVLRSLLFLVVLFAITKWLGKKQISELSFFEYVTGITIGNIGAEMATGIEKSIINGILSIVTFAIVPFLAGIISLKNKPFRDFIEGKGTVFIKDGKIMEDNLKKEKYTIDELLDLLRKKSVYQAADVEFAVLEATGDLNVLLKKENRPLTAKDLGVAVAPSKEPQTVIMDGEILDEPLSTIGQSRRWLHTELEKLGVTIENVFLGQVDSYGQLTVDLFDDKLQVPSPQEKPLLLSTMKKCQADLELFALGTEAEKAKHMYSQNSQKLQEAIDKVTPLLRG; encoded by the coding sequence ATGCCAGATTGGTTAATTGTAGTTTTGCGGTCTTTATTGTTTTTAGTTGTTCTTTTTGCTATTACAAAATGGTTAGGTAAAAAACAAATATCTGAGCTTTCCTTCTTTGAATATGTCACCGGTATTACCATTGGTAATATAGGAGCAGAAATGGCCACGGGAATTGAGAAAAGCATTATTAATGGGATACTTAGTATCGTAACCTTTGCGATAGTACCCTTCTTAGCAGGCATCATTTCCTTGAAAAATAAACCTTTTCGCGACTTTATAGAGGGGAAAGGGACGGTTTTTATCAAGGATGGAAAAATCATGGAAGATAATTTAAAAAAGGAAAAATACACAATCGATGAATTGTTAGATTTACTTCGAAAGAAAAGTGTCTATCAGGCAGCTGATGTGGAATTTGCGGTATTAGAGGCAACCGGCGATCTCAACGTCTTGTTAAAGAAAGAAAATCGACCGTTAACCGCAAAAGATTTAGGTGTGGCCGTTGCTCCAAGTAAGGAACCTCAGACAGTTATTATGGACGGTGAAATATTGGATGAACCACTATCGACAATCGGTCAAAGCAGAAGGTGGTTACACACTGAACTAGAAAAACTAGGAGTTACCATTGAAAATGTCTTTCTTGGGCAGGTAGATTCTTATGGGCAATTAACCGTTGACCTTTTTGATGATAAACTTCAAGTTCCTTCTCCTCAAGAAAAGCCTTTATTACTTTCAACTATGAAAAAATGTCAGGCGGACTTAGAATTATTTGCGCTTGGGACAGAAGCAGAAAAAGCGAAACATATGTATAGCCAAAACAGTCAAAAGTTACAAGAAGCCATTGATAAAGTGACCCCTCTTTTAAGAGGTTAA
- a CDS encoding DUF1657 domain-containing protein → MTIASDVKQCLVSLKGVEAGLSNLALRTQDDQSKQTLHETMNVMNEIVTDLKNRVGELEREEAQYKGF, encoded by the coding sequence ATGACGATTGCATCAGATGTGAAACAATGTCTTGTCAGTCTTAAAGGAGTAGAAGCTGGTTTATCCAATTTAGCATTACGAACTCAAGATGATCAATCAAAGCAGACTTTGCACGAAACGATGAATGTCATGAATGAAATCGTAACAGATTTAAAAAATCGAGTGGGAGAATTAGAGAGAGAAGAAGCCCAATATAAAGGTTTTTAA
- the spoVAE gene encoding stage V sporulation protein AE, translating into MIFFWAFVVGGLICVIGQIMFDVFKLTPAHTLSTFVVIGALLDGFGLYEPFIDFAGAGATVPITSFGNSLVHGAMAEAEKHGLVGVISGMFEVTSAGISAAIIFGMIGAIFFKPKG; encoded by the coding sequence ATGATTTTCTTTTGGGCTTTTGTTGTAGGAGGTTTGATCTGCGTTATTGGGCAAATTATGTTTGATGTATTTAAACTTACACCAGCACATACCTTAAGTACATTTGTAGTGATTGGCGCTCTTCTAGATGGGTTTGGTTTATACGAACCTTTTATCGATTTTGCAGGAGCAGGAGCGACCGTTCCTATTACAAGTTTCGGAAATTCTCTTGTACATGGGGCAATGGCTGAAGCCGAAAAACATGGGTTAGTAGGTGTTATTTCAGGAATGTTTGAAGTAACAAGTGCCGGAATTTCAGCCGCCATTATTTTTGGAATGATTGGCGCTATATTTTTTAAACCAAAAGGATAA
- the spoVAD gene encoding stage V sporulation protein AD: MLTGHRTWVFDQKPVIISTGTVGGPFEAKGALANDFDLLHSDLWLEQDSYEKAHKVLLEEASQKAIEKAGLQKEQVQFFLGGDLINQITPTSFACRTLGTPYLGLFGACSTSMEGLALGAYLVNTKGANYLLTGASSHNTAVEKQFRYPTEYGGQKPPTAQWTVTGAGVALLSDSGEGPRVTSATIGRVIDMGMTDPFNMGGAMAPAAVDTIEAHLTERNLDPSYYDLIVTGDLGHIGRGVSLDLFKKHGTPIREEQYQDCGLMIYREGQPVLSGASGPGCSATVVYGHLLNRMKKGEFKRILVVATGALLSPLSFQQSETIPCIAHAVSIEYGGE, encoded by the coding sequence ATGCTTACGGGACATCGTACATGGGTCTTTGATCAAAAACCTGTCATTATCTCCACTGGAACGGTCGGAGGACCTTTTGAAGCAAAAGGAGCACTTGCTAATGATTTTGATTTACTTCATTCTGATTTATGGTTAGAACAGGATTCTTATGAAAAAGCGCACAAGGTTTTGTTAGAAGAAGCGAGTCAAAAAGCCATCGAAAAAGCAGGTCTTCAAAAGGAACAGGTTCAGTTTTTCCTTGGAGGAGATCTGATTAATCAAATTACGCCCACTAGTTTTGCTTGCCGAACACTTGGCACACCGTACCTTGGATTATTTGGTGCTTGTTCTACATCCATGGAAGGACTGGCTCTTGGTGCTTACTTAGTTAACACAAAAGGAGCTAACTATTTGTTAACTGGTGCTTCGAGTCACAATACCGCCGTCGAAAAACAATTTCGTTATCCAACCGAATACGGTGGACAAAAACCACCTACTGCTCAATGGACAGTGACAGGTGCTGGCGTTGCTTTGTTAAGTGATTCTGGAGAGGGACCTCGTGTGACCTCTGCAACGATTGGACGCGTGATCGATATGGGAATGACGGATCCATTTAATATGGGAGGAGCAATGGCTCCGGCGGCTGTTGATACCATTGAAGCACATCTTACTGAGCGAAATCTTGATCCATCTTATTACGATTTGATTGTAACGGGAGATCTTGGCCACATTGGACGAGGAGTCTCACTTGATTTATTTAAAAAACATGGAACACCAATACGTGAAGAACAATATCAAGATTGTGGCCTTATGATTTATCGAGAAGGACAGCCAGTTCTATCTGGCGCTAGTGGGCCAGGATGTTCAGCAACCGTTGTATATGGTCATCTATTAAACCGAATGAAAAAAGGCGAATTTAAACGAATATTAGTCGTAGCAACAGGTGCTTTATTATCGCCATTAAGCTTTCAGCAGAGTGAAACTATTCCTTGTATCGCTCATGCGGTATCAATTGAATATGGAGGTGAATAA
- the spoVAC gene encoding stage V sporulation protein AC, translating to MSNNQKKQLTPVQQEYQDLEKQKETKRPVVKNCIKAFFTGGIICLIGQAIQLFYIYYFDFTDQTAGNPTVGTMIFIAMLLTGFGVYDRIAQFGGAGSAVPVTGFGNAVISACIEHRTEGFVLGVGGNMFKLAGSVILFGTFSAFVIATIKTILIQWGGL from the coding sequence ATGTCAAATAATCAAAAGAAACAATTAACACCTGTCCAACAGGAATATCAAGATCTTGAAAAACAGAAAGAAACCAAGAGACCAGTAGTTAAAAATTGTATCAAAGCTTTTTTTACGGGTGGGATCATTTGTCTTATTGGCCAAGCTATTCAACTGTTTTATATTTATTATTTTGATTTTACAGATCAAACGGCCGGAAACCCAACAGTAGGGACCATGATTTTTATTGCTATGCTTCTAACAGGCTTCGGTGTTTACGATCGAATTGCTCAATTTGGAGGTGCCGGTTCTGCGGTTCCCGTTACCGGCTTTGGAAATGCCGTCATATCAGCATGTATTGAACATCGAACGGAAGGATTTGTCTTAGGTGTTGGTGGTAATATGTTTAAGTTAGCTGGCTCCGTCATTTTATTTGGTACCTTTTCGGCATTTGTTATTGCGACCATTAAAACGATTCTCATACAGTGGGGTGGCTTGTAA
- a CDS encoding YhcN/YlaJ family sporulation lipoprotein, translating to MKRKIRRLNHFLFLAMIIVYISGCTGQQNHSTNDNNDTTIVKVHTSKPINQTVANQAKEKIIKEEEVSAVKAVNTDKELLMAIKVDQFHRFQLKKIKKNVKTDVEKAYPDYKVLVSTDQKIYWELEQLEEKLQKDKTKKKTLKREFNNIKNLMKEKA from the coding sequence ATGAAAAGAAAGATAAGAAGATTAAATCATTTTCTTTTTTTAGCCATGATTATTGTATATATATCCGGATGTACGGGGCAACAGAATCATTCGACTAATGACAATAATGATACAACGATCGTCAAAGTACATACAAGCAAACCCATTAATCAAACAGTTGCCAATCAAGCAAAAGAAAAGATCATAAAAGAGGAAGAAGTTTCGGCTGTTAAAGCAGTAAATACCGATAAAGAGCTGTTAATGGCGATAAAAGTAGATCAATTTCATCGCTTTCAATTAAAAAAAATCAAAAAGAACGTGAAAACAGACGTAGAAAAAGCGTATCCGGATTATAAAGTCTTAGTTTCAACTGATCAAAAAATCTATTGGGAGTTGGAACAATTAGAAGAAAAACTGCAAAAAGACAAGACAAAGAAAAAAACATTAAAAAGAGAATTTAACAATATTAAAAACCTTATGAAAGAAAAAGCGTGA
- a CDS encoding DUF1657 domain-containing protein yields the protein MTVINQVKQTLAGLKSAQASFEGFALATDNQQAKQLYQDAAQQTQAIVDTLSPRVQQIEQEEPQYKQ from the coding sequence ATGACAGTAATCAATCAAGTTAAACAAACTCTAGCTGGTTTAAAAAGCGCACAAGCAAGTTTTGAAGGTTTTGCTTTAGCAACTGATAATCAACAGGCAAAGCAATTATATCAAGATGCTGCTCAACAAACGCAAGCGATTGTTGACACACTCTCTCCCCGTGTTCAACAAATTGAACAAGAAGAGCCTCAATACAAACAATAA
- a CDS encoding YhcN/YlaJ family sporulation lipoprotein — protein MKKRKYLFGLLSTILSVGFLFGCNDKKDEAEPDPTEEPSEQKAENDRNNGPRDVGFQPDGTQNNNVDDNNQTRLEVADKAADRIAKLDEVDSANVIVTNRNAYVAVVLRDGTKGEVTDRLEKKIADQVRATDPDIRDVFVSSNPDFVERMRDYGNRINEGAPVKGLFEEFTETVRRVFPNAR, from the coding sequence ATGAAAAAAAGAAAATATTTATTTGGCCTTCTATCCACCATTTTATCTGTAGGATTCCTTTTCGGTTGTAATGATAAAAAGGATGAAGCTGAGCCCGATCCAACTGAAGAACCTTCTGAACAAAAGGCAGAAAATGATCGCAACAATGGACCACGAGATGTGGGATTCCAACCCGATGGAACCCAGAATAATAATGTAGATGATAATAATCAGACACGATTAGAGGTAGCTGATAAGGCTGCAGATCGCATTGCTAAATTAGACGAAGTAGACAGTGCAAATGTGATTGTTACAAACCGAAATGCCTATGTGGCAGTTGTTTTACGTGATGGAACAAAAGGAGAAGTAACAGATCGTTTAGAAAAGAAGATTGCCGATCAAGTAAGAGCGACAGATCCAGATATTCGAGACGTATTTGTATCATCTAATCCTGACTTTGTAGAGCGTATGAGGGATTATGGAAACAGAATTAATGAAGGCGCTCCAGTAAAAGGGTTATTTGAAGAGTTTACTGAAACCGTTCGAAGAGTATTTCCTAACGCTCGTTAA
- a CDS encoding DUF421 domain-containing protein encodes MAQLTPPDLAAIVFLVTLSVSPIKANGIGQAIVGIIIIVTMCFLFSKLSLFRWLNRLFIGQPSILIKHGKISKKELRKTRFSLVELLSAIRSAGYPNIQDLDYVILEPNGSLSTLPNQAVVNLTPKHLNIETDYQGLPIAVIVEGKVQDKNLRLIQKDEKWLQEELMKEGFHQINTIFYAAVSDKDHSLIVDTGNQNA; translated from the coding sequence TTGGCTCAGTTGACTCCGCCTGATCTTGCTGCCATTGTGTTTCTCGTCACATTGTCCGTCAGTCCTATCAAAGCCAATGGAATTGGACAGGCGATTGTGGGAATTATCATCATTGTCACCATGTGCTTTTTGTTTTCTAAATTAAGTCTTTTTCGCTGGTTAAACCGATTATTTATCGGTCAGCCGAGTATTTTGATCAAACATGGGAAAATCTCAAAAAAAGAATTGCGGAAAACTCGCTTTTCTCTTGTAGAGCTCTTGTCAGCCATTCGGTCTGCAGGGTATCCGAACATACAGGATCTCGATTATGTAATTCTTGAACCGAATGGAAGTTTGAGTACATTGCCGAACCAAGCTGTTGTCAATTTGACACCCAAACACTTAAATATTGAAACAGACTATCAAGGATTGCCGATTGCTGTAATCGTCGAAGGGAAAGTCCAGGATAAAAATTTAAGATTAATCCAAAAGGATGAAAAATGGCTTCAGGAAGAGTTAATGAAAGAAGGATTTCATCAAATCAATACCATCTTTTATGCAGCCGTGAGTGATAAAGATCATTCTTTAATCGTTGATACCGGCAATCAGAATGCCTGA